A region of Aquila chrysaetos chrysaetos chromosome 13, bAquChr1.4, whole genome shotgun sequence DNA encodes the following proteins:
- the PREPL gene encoding prolyl endopeptidase-like isoform X6, with protein sequence MKVRMSCVGLRNLLQGLSFSVKYYSKHNHLQTICLYSKIQQKKCHILDCSGSTCTHKTLPAGNILPWRLFSCKQEGTKIPSKRMQNTSIITSEPLYKNLLKSEQENWNDISARYKAMTERIKEKLEELHKYTFNSVSPRIRFGENVYFEENGYIFLSKADDDEGNVDVLFSTKDLGFSDAFIQRIRISPDQRYMAISFKSENSEEATCVIMKLDHSPVVEEVIPSVFSFEWATNDVLYYTSQKNLKCQNVFMTTFTDQKHTKLVYTEQDARFFVDIYCTKDRRFLTINSNSKTTSEVWLIDCRHPFKLPALVQARTKGVIYHIEHRNDELYILTTYGELAEYKLMKAPVASSGMENWQLVYALEKKTKLVDLEMFTDHCVMFLKNAGHLYLNVISFVSHLVQSIELPTWACEFELESHPEHTTSTCYFQLTSPVHPPKCFAYSFKENNLIEQAVQEVPIITNCHTTRLLAKSKDETLVPITVFHSMNSKELHRKPLLVHVYGAYGIDLNMSFKEEKLMLIEEGWILAYCHVRGGGELGLSWHKDGCQYNKLKGLHDLKACIMLLHQLGFSQPKYTALAAASAGGVLAGALCNTDPELIRAMVLQAPFVDVLNTMMKTHLPLTIEEQEEWGNPLADEKCMKYIKSYCPYQNIKPQCYPSVFITAYENDQRIPLTGVLQYVQKLRKAALDHASRTSKKGNWIPSIILDIQANGNHCDSSWEDSMNEVARHLAFLNKELEEVCHLQHHTKSGK encoded by the exons ATGAAGGTTAGGATGTCATGTGTTGGACTGCGAAATCTTCTCCAAGGGCTGAGCTTCAGTGTCAAATACTACTCTAAGCATAACCATCTTCAAACAATATGTCTTTATagtaaaatacaacaaaaaaaatgccacaTCCTGGACTGTTCAGGaagcacatgcacacataaGACTCTGCCAGCTGGAAACATCCTGCCATGGAGATTATTTTCCTGCAAG CAGGAAGGAACAAAAATCCCTTCCAAAAGGATGCAAAATACATCCATAATAACATCAGAGCCTTTGTACAAGAATCTTCTGAAATCAGAGCAGGAAAACTGGAATGACATTTCAGCAAGATACAAAGCCATGACAGAAAGAATCAAGGAAAAATTAGAAGAATTGCACAAGTATACGTTCAATTCAGTAAGCCCAAGG ATCAGGTTTGGAGAGAATGTGTACTTTGAAGAGAATGGctatatatttctttcaaaagcagatgaTG ATGAAGGAAATGTTGACGTTTTATTCAGTACCAAAGATCTTGGCTTTTCTGATGCCTTTATTCAACGGATCAGAATTTCACCAGATCAGAGATACATGGCCATCAGCTTCAAAAGTGAAAATTCTGAAGAGGCAACCTGCGTTATTATGAAACTTGATCATTCTCCTGTCGTGGAAGAAGTAATTCCAAGTGTATTCAGTTTTG aaTGGGCTACAAATGATGTTCTGTATTACACAAGTCAGAAGAACCTTAAATGCCAGAACGTGTTTATGACAACTTTCACTGATCAGAAACATACTAAGTTAGTTTATACAGAACAAGATGCAAG ATTCTTTGTGGACATATATTGCACAAAAGATAGACGTTTTCTCACTAtcaacagcaacagcaagacGACGTCGGAAGTTTGGCTGATTGACTGTAGACATCCTTTTAAGTTACCTGCTCTTGTACAAGCACGAACAAAAGGAGTAATTTACCACATTGAGCACAGAAATGACGAGTTATATATTCTTACTACGTACGGAGAACTTGCAGAATATAAG ttGATGAAGGCACCAGTGGCTTCCAGTGGCATGGAGAACTGGCAGTTAGTTTatgcactggaaaagaaaaccaagctaGTAGACTTGGAGATGTTTACTGATCACTGTGTTATGTTCCTGAAGAATGCTGGTCATCTTTACttaaatgtgatttcttttgtttcacatttaGTTCAGTCAATAGAG CTACCTACATGGGCCTGTGAATTTGAATTGGAATCGCATCCTGAACATACCACCAGCACTTGCTATTTTCAGCTCACCTCCCCAGTACACCCCCCTAAGTGTTTTGCatattcatttaaagaaaataatctcattgAACAAGCTGTGCAAGAGGTACCAATTATTACGAATTGTCACACTACACGTTTACTAGCTAAAAGCAAG GATGAAACTTTGGTGCCAATTACAGTTTTTCATAGTATGAATTCTAAAGAGCTACACAGGAAACCACTTCTAGTTCATGTATATGGAGCTTATGGCATAGATTTGAACATGAGCTTTAAAGAAGAGAAGCTGATGTTAATTGAAGAGGGTTGGATATTAGCATATTGCCATGTTAG ggGTGGAGGAGAGCTAGGTCTTAGCTGGCACAAAGATGGATGTCAGTATAATAAACTCAAAGGTCTCCATGACCTTAAGGCTTGCATCATGCTGCTGCATCAGCTAGGATTTTCTCAGCCAAAATACACAGCACTAGCAGCTGCCAGTGCGGGAGGAGTTCTTGCAGGAGCGCTGTGCAACACTGATCCGGAACTTATCAGAGCCATGGTTTTACAG GCTCCTTTTGTAGATGTTCTAAATACAATGATGAAAACTCATCTCCCACTGACAATTGAAGAACAGGAAGAATGGGGAAATCCATTAGCAGATGAAAAATGTATGAAGTATATCAAAAGCTATTGTCCATACCAGAATATTAAGCCACAG tGTTATCCTTCAGTTTTTATCACGGCATATGAAAATGATCAACGGATACCACTAACAGGAGTTTTACAATATGTTCAGAAACTTAGGAAGGCTGCACTAGATCATGCCAGCAGAACAAGTAAGAAAG
- the PREPL gene encoding prolyl endopeptidase-like isoform X2 yields the protein MKVRMSCVGLRNLLQGLSFSVKYYSKHNHLQTICLYSKIQQKKCHILDCSGSTCTHKTLPAGNILPWRLFSCKQEGTKIPSKRMQNTSIITSEPLYKNLLKSEQENWNDISARYKAMTERIKEKLEELHKYTFNSVSPRIRFGENVYFEENGYIFLSKADDDEGNVDVLFSTKDLGFSDAFIQRIRISPDQRYMAISFKSENSEEATCVIMKLDHSPVVEEVIPSVFSFEWATNDVLYYTSQKNLKCQNVFMTTFTDQKHTKLVYTEQDARFFVDIYCTKDRRFLTINSNSKTTSEVWLIDCRHPFKLPALVQARTKGVIYHIEHRNDELYILTTYGELAEYKLMKAPVASSGMENWQLVYALEKKTKLVDLEMFTDHCVMFLKNAGHLYLNVISFVSHLVQSIELPTWACEFELESHPEHTTSTCYFQLTSPVHPPKCFAYSFKENNLIEQAVQEVPIITNCHTTRLLAKSKDETLVPITVFHSMNSKELHRKPLLVHVYGAYGIDLNMSFKEEKLMLIEEGWILAYCHVRGGGELGLSWHKDGCQYNKLKGLHDLKACIMLLHQLGFSQPKYTALAAASAGGVLAGALCNTDPELIRAMVLQAPFVDVLNTMMKTHLPLTIEEQEEWGNPLADEKCMKYIKSYCPYQNIKPQCYPSVFITAYENDQRIPLTGVLQYVQKLRKAALDHASRTSKKVITSFIVPGNWIPSIILDIQANGNHCDSSWEDSMNEVARHLAFLNKELEEVCHLQHHTKSGK from the exons ATGAAGGTTAGGATGTCATGTGTTGGACTGCGAAATCTTCTCCAAGGGCTGAGCTTCAGTGTCAAATACTACTCTAAGCATAACCATCTTCAAACAATATGTCTTTATagtaaaatacaacaaaaaaaatgccacaTCCTGGACTGTTCAGGaagcacatgcacacataaGACTCTGCCAGCTGGAAACATCCTGCCATGGAGATTATTTTCCTGCAAG CAGGAAGGAACAAAAATCCCTTCCAAAAGGATGCAAAATACATCCATAATAACATCAGAGCCTTTGTACAAGAATCTTCTGAAATCAGAGCAGGAAAACTGGAATGACATTTCAGCAAGATACAAAGCCATGACAGAAAGAATCAAGGAAAAATTAGAAGAATTGCACAAGTATACGTTCAATTCAGTAAGCCCAAGG ATCAGGTTTGGAGAGAATGTGTACTTTGAAGAGAATGGctatatatttctttcaaaagcagatgaTG ATGAAGGAAATGTTGACGTTTTATTCAGTACCAAAGATCTTGGCTTTTCTGATGCCTTTATTCAACGGATCAGAATTTCACCAGATCAGAGATACATGGCCATCAGCTTCAAAAGTGAAAATTCTGAAGAGGCAACCTGCGTTATTATGAAACTTGATCATTCTCCTGTCGTGGAAGAAGTAATTCCAAGTGTATTCAGTTTTG aaTGGGCTACAAATGATGTTCTGTATTACACAAGTCAGAAGAACCTTAAATGCCAGAACGTGTTTATGACAACTTTCACTGATCAGAAACATACTAAGTTAGTTTATACAGAACAAGATGCAAG ATTCTTTGTGGACATATATTGCACAAAAGATAGACGTTTTCTCACTAtcaacagcaacagcaagacGACGTCGGAAGTTTGGCTGATTGACTGTAGACATCCTTTTAAGTTACCTGCTCTTGTACAAGCACGAACAAAAGGAGTAATTTACCACATTGAGCACAGAAATGACGAGTTATATATTCTTACTACGTACGGAGAACTTGCAGAATATAAG ttGATGAAGGCACCAGTGGCTTCCAGTGGCATGGAGAACTGGCAGTTAGTTTatgcactggaaaagaaaaccaagctaGTAGACTTGGAGATGTTTACTGATCACTGTGTTATGTTCCTGAAGAATGCTGGTCATCTTTACttaaatgtgatttcttttgtttcacatttaGTTCAGTCAATAGAG CTACCTACATGGGCCTGTGAATTTGAATTGGAATCGCATCCTGAACATACCACCAGCACTTGCTATTTTCAGCTCACCTCCCCAGTACACCCCCCTAAGTGTTTTGCatattcatttaaagaaaataatctcattgAACAAGCTGTGCAAGAGGTACCAATTATTACGAATTGTCACACTACACGTTTACTAGCTAAAAGCAAG GATGAAACTTTGGTGCCAATTACAGTTTTTCATAGTATGAATTCTAAAGAGCTACACAGGAAACCACTTCTAGTTCATGTATATGGAGCTTATGGCATAGATTTGAACATGAGCTTTAAAGAAGAGAAGCTGATGTTAATTGAAGAGGGTTGGATATTAGCATATTGCCATGTTAG ggGTGGAGGAGAGCTAGGTCTTAGCTGGCACAAAGATGGATGTCAGTATAATAAACTCAAAGGTCTCCATGACCTTAAGGCTTGCATCATGCTGCTGCATCAGCTAGGATTTTCTCAGCCAAAATACACAGCACTAGCAGCTGCCAGTGCGGGAGGAGTTCTTGCAGGAGCGCTGTGCAACACTGATCCGGAACTTATCAGAGCCATGGTTTTACAG GCTCCTTTTGTAGATGTTCTAAATACAATGATGAAAACTCATCTCCCACTGACAATTGAAGAACAGGAAGAATGGGGAAATCCATTAGCAGATGAAAAATGTATGAAGTATATCAAAAGCTATTGTCCATACCAGAATATTAAGCCACAG tGTTATCCTTCAGTTTTTATCACGGCATATGAAAATGATCAACGGATACCACTAACAGGAGTTTTACAATATGTTCAGAAACTTAGGAAGGCTGCACTAGATCATGCCAGCAGAACAAGTAAGAAAG
- the PREPL gene encoding prolyl endopeptidase-like isoform X4, giving the protein MKVRMSCVGLRNLLQGLSFSVKYYSKHNHLQTICLYSKIQQKKCHILDCSGSTCTHKTLPAGNILPWRLFSCKQEGTKIPSKRMQNTSIITSEPLYKNLLKSEQENWNDISARYKAMTERIKEKLEELHKYTFNSVSPRIRFGENVYFEENGYIFLSKADDVDEGNVDVLFSTKDLGFSDAFIQRIRISPDQRYMAISFKSENSEEATCVIMKLDHSPVVEEVIPSVFSFEWATNDVLYYTSQKNLKCQNVFMTTFTDQKHTKLVYTEQDARFFVDIYCTKDRRFLTINSNSKTTSEVWLIDCRHPFKLPALVQARTKGVIYHIEHRNDELYILTTYGELAEYKLMKAPVASSGMENWQLVYALEKKTKLVDLEMFTDHCVMFLKNAGHLYLNVISFVSHLVQSIELPTWACEFELESHPEHTTSTCYFQLTSPVHPPKCFAYSFKENNLIEQAVQEVPIITNCHTTRLLAKSKDETLVPITVFHSMNSKELHRKPLLVHVYGAYGIDLNMSFKEEKLMLIEEGWILAYCHVRGGGELGLSWHKDGCQYNKLKGLHDLKACIMLLHQLGFSQPKYTALAAASAGGVLAGALCNTDPELIRAMVLQAPFVDVLNTMMKTHLPLTIEEQEEWGNPLADEKCMKYIKSYCPYQNIKPQCYPSVFITAYENDQRIPLTGVLQYVQKLRKAALDHASRTSKKGNWIPSIILDIQANGNHCDSSWEDSMNEVARHLAFLNKELEEVCHLQHHTKSGK; this is encoded by the exons ATGAAGGTTAGGATGTCATGTGTTGGACTGCGAAATCTTCTCCAAGGGCTGAGCTTCAGTGTCAAATACTACTCTAAGCATAACCATCTTCAAACAATATGTCTTTATagtaaaatacaacaaaaaaaatgccacaTCCTGGACTGTTCAGGaagcacatgcacacataaGACTCTGCCAGCTGGAAACATCCTGCCATGGAGATTATTTTCCTGCAAG CAGGAAGGAACAAAAATCCCTTCCAAAAGGATGCAAAATACATCCATAATAACATCAGAGCCTTTGTACAAGAATCTTCTGAAATCAGAGCAGGAAAACTGGAATGACATTTCAGCAAGATACAAAGCCATGACAGAAAGAATCAAGGAAAAATTAGAAGAATTGCACAAGTATACGTTCAATTCAGTAAGCCCAAGG ATCAGGTTTGGAGAGAATGTGTACTTTGAAGAGAATGGctatatatttctttcaaaagcagatgaTG TAGATGAAGGAAATGTTGACGTTTTATTCAGTACCAAAGATCTTGGCTTTTCTGATGCCTTTATTCAACGGATCAGAATTTCACCAGATCAGAGATACATGGCCATCAGCTTCAAAAGTGAAAATTCTGAAGAGGCAACCTGCGTTATTATGAAACTTGATCATTCTCCTGTCGTGGAAGAAGTAATTCCAAGTGTATTCAGTTTTG aaTGGGCTACAAATGATGTTCTGTATTACACAAGTCAGAAGAACCTTAAATGCCAGAACGTGTTTATGACAACTTTCACTGATCAGAAACATACTAAGTTAGTTTATACAGAACAAGATGCAAG ATTCTTTGTGGACATATATTGCACAAAAGATAGACGTTTTCTCACTAtcaacagcaacagcaagacGACGTCGGAAGTTTGGCTGATTGACTGTAGACATCCTTTTAAGTTACCTGCTCTTGTACAAGCACGAACAAAAGGAGTAATTTACCACATTGAGCACAGAAATGACGAGTTATATATTCTTACTACGTACGGAGAACTTGCAGAATATAAG ttGATGAAGGCACCAGTGGCTTCCAGTGGCATGGAGAACTGGCAGTTAGTTTatgcactggaaaagaaaaccaagctaGTAGACTTGGAGATGTTTACTGATCACTGTGTTATGTTCCTGAAGAATGCTGGTCATCTTTACttaaatgtgatttcttttgtttcacatttaGTTCAGTCAATAGAG CTACCTACATGGGCCTGTGAATTTGAATTGGAATCGCATCCTGAACATACCACCAGCACTTGCTATTTTCAGCTCACCTCCCCAGTACACCCCCCTAAGTGTTTTGCatattcatttaaagaaaataatctcattgAACAAGCTGTGCAAGAGGTACCAATTATTACGAATTGTCACACTACACGTTTACTAGCTAAAAGCAAG GATGAAACTTTGGTGCCAATTACAGTTTTTCATAGTATGAATTCTAAAGAGCTACACAGGAAACCACTTCTAGTTCATGTATATGGAGCTTATGGCATAGATTTGAACATGAGCTTTAAAGAAGAGAAGCTGATGTTAATTGAAGAGGGTTGGATATTAGCATATTGCCATGTTAG ggGTGGAGGAGAGCTAGGTCTTAGCTGGCACAAAGATGGATGTCAGTATAATAAACTCAAAGGTCTCCATGACCTTAAGGCTTGCATCATGCTGCTGCATCAGCTAGGATTTTCTCAGCCAAAATACACAGCACTAGCAGCTGCCAGTGCGGGAGGAGTTCTTGCAGGAGCGCTGTGCAACACTGATCCGGAACTTATCAGAGCCATGGTTTTACAG GCTCCTTTTGTAGATGTTCTAAATACAATGATGAAAACTCATCTCCCACTGACAATTGAAGAACAGGAAGAATGGGGAAATCCATTAGCAGATGAAAAATGTATGAAGTATATCAAAAGCTATTGTCCATACCAGAATATTAAGCCACAG tGTTATCCTTCAGTTTTTATCACGGCATATGAAAATGATCAACGGATACCACTAACAGGAGTTTTACAATATGTTCAGAAACTTAGGAAGGCTGCACTAGATCATGCCAGCAGAACAAGTAAGAAAG
- the PREPL gene encoding prolyl endopeptidase-like isoform X1 gives MKVRMSCVGLRNLLQGLSFSVKYYSKHNHLQTICLYSKIQQKKCHILDCSGSTCTHKTLPAGNILPWRLFSCKQEGTKIPSKRMQNTSIITSEPLYKNLLKSEQENWNDISARYKAMTERIKEKLEELHKYTFNSVSPRIRFGENVYFEENGYIFLSKADDVDEGNVDVLFSTKDLGFSDAFIQRIRISPDQRYMAISFKSENSEEATCVIMKLDHSPVVEEVIPSVFSFEWATNDVLYYTSQKNLKCQNVFMTTFTDQKHTKLVYTEQDARFFVDIYCTKDRRFLTINSNSKTTSEVWLIDCRHPFKLPALVQARTKGVIYHIEHRNDELYILTTYGELAEYKLMKAPVASSGMENWQLVYALEKKTKLVDLEMFTDHCVMFLKNAGHLYLNVISFVSHLVQSIELPTWACEFELESHPEHTTSTCYFQLTSPVHPPKCFAYSFKENNLIEQAVQEVPIITNCHTTRLLAKSKDETLVPITVFHSMNSKELHRKPLLVHVYGAYGIDLNMSFKEEKLMLIEEGWILAYCHVRGGGELGLSWHKDGCQYNKLKGLHDLKACIMLLHQLGFSQPKYTALAAASAGGVLAGALCNTDPELIRAMVLQAPFVDVLNTMMKTHLPLTIEEQEEWGNPLADEKCMKYIKSYCPYQNIKPQCYPSVFITAYENDQRIPLTGVLQYVQKLRKAALDHASRTSKKVITSFIVPGNWIPSIILDIQANGNHCDSSWEDSMNEVARHLAFLNKELEEVCHLQHHTKSGK, from the exons ATGAAGGTTAGGATGTCATGTGTTGGACTGCGAAATCTTCTCCAAGGGCTGAGCTTCAGTGTCAAATACTACTCTAAGCATAACCATCTTCAAACAATATGTCTTTATagtaaaatacaacaaaaaaaatgccacaTCCTGGACTGTTCAGGaagcacatgcacacataaGACTCTGCCAGCTGGAAACATCCTGCCATGGAGATTATTTTCCTGCAAG CAGGAAGGAACAAAAATCCCTTCCAAAAGGATGCAAAATACATCCATAATAACATCAGAGCCTTTGTACAAGAATCTTCTGAAATCAGAGCAGGAAAACTGGAATGACATTTCAGCAAGATACAAAGCCATGACAGAAAGAATCAAGGAAAAATTAGAAGAATTGCACAAGTATACGTTCAATTCAGTAAGCCCAAGG ATCAGGTTTGGAGAGAATGTGTACTTTGAAGAGAATGGctatatatttctttcaaaagcagatgaTG TAGATGAAGGAAATGTTGACGTTTTATTCAGTACCAAAGATCTTGGCTTTTCTGATGCCTTTATTCAACGGATCAGAATTTCACCAGATCAGAGATACATGGCCATCAGCTTCAAAAGTGAAAATTCTGAAGAGGCAACCTGCGTTATTATGAAACTTGATCATTCTCCTGTCGTGGAAGAAGTAATTCCAAGTGTATTCAGTTTTG aaTGGGCTACAAATGATGTTCTGTATTACACAAGTCAGAAGAACCTTAAATGCCAGAACGTGTTTATGACAACTTTCACTGATCAGAAACATACTAAGTTAGTTTATACAGAACAAGATGCAAG ATTCTTTGTGGACATATATTGCACAAAAGATAGACGTTTTCTCACTAtcaacagcaacagcaagacGACGTCGGAAGTTTGGCTGATTGACTGTAGACATCCTTTTAAGTTACCTGCTCTTGTACAAGCACGAACAAAAGGAGTAATTTACCACATTGAGCACAGAAATGACGAGTTATATATTCTTACTACGTACGGAGAACTTGCAGAATATAAG ttGATGAAGGCACCAGTGGCTTCCAGTGGCATGGAGAACTGGCAGTTAGTTTatgcactggaaaagaaaaccaagctaGTAGACTTGGAGATGTTTACTGATCACTGTGTTATGTTCCTGAAGAATGCTGGTCATCTTTACttaaatgtgatttcttttgtttcacatttaGTTCAGTCAATAGAG CTACCTACATGGGCCTGTGAATTTGAATTGGAATCGCATCCTGAACATACCACCAGCACTTGCTATTTTCAGCTCACCTCCCCAGTACACCCCCCTAAGTGTTTTGCatattcatttaaagaaaataatctcattgAACAAGCTGTGCAAGAGGTACCAATTATTACGAATTGTCACACTACACGTTTACTAGCTAAAAGCAAG GATGAAACTTTGGTGCCAATTACAGTTTTTCATAGTATGAATTCTAAAGAGCTACACAGGAAACCACTTCTAGTTCATGTATATGGAGCTTATGGCATAGATTTGAACATGAGCTTTAAAGAAGAGAAGCTGATGTTAATTGAAGAGGGTTGGATATTAGCATATTGCCATGTTAG ggGTGGAGGAGAGCTAGGTCTTAGCTGGCACAAAGATGGATGTCAGTATAATAAACTCAAAGGTCTCCATGACCTTAAGGCTTGCATCATGCTGCTGCATCAGCTAGGATTTTCTCAGCCAAAATACACAGCACTAGCAGCTGCCAGTGCGGGAGGAGTTCTTGCAGGAGCGCTGTGCAACACTGATCCGGAACTTATCAGAGCCATGGTTTTACAG GCTCCTTTTGTAGATGTTCTAAATACAATGATGAAAACTCATCTCCCACTGACAATTGAAGAACAGGAAGAATGGGGAAATCCATTAGCAGATGAAAAATGTATGAAGTATATCAAAAGCTATTGTCCATACCAGAATATTAAGCCACAG tGTTATCCTTCAGTTTTTATCACGGCATATGAAAATGATCAACGGATACCACTAACAGGAGTTTTACAATATGTTCAGAAACTTAGGAAGGCTGCACTAGATCATGCCAGCAGAACAAGTAAGAAAG
- the PREPL gene encoding prolyl endopeptidase-like isoform X3, which produces MKVRMSCVGLRNLLQGLSFSVKYYSKHNHLQTICLYSKIQQKKCHILDCSGSTCTHKTLPAGNILPWRLFSCKEGTKIPSKRMQNTSIITSEPLYKNLLKSEQENWNDISARYKAMTERIKEKLEELHKYTFNSVSPRIRFGENVYFEENGYIFLSKADDVDEGNVDVLFSTKDLGFSDAFIQRIRISPDQRYMAISFKSENSEEATCVIMKLDHSPVVEEVIPSVFSFEWATNDVLYYTSQKNLKCQNVFMTTFTDQKHTKLVYTEQDARFFVDIYCTKDRRFLTINSNSKTTSEVWLIDCRHPFKLPALVQARTKGVIYHIEHRNDELYILTTYGELAEYKLMKAPVASSGMENWQLVYALEKKTKLVDLEMFTDHCVMFLKNAGHLYLNVISFVSHLVQSIELPTWACEFELESHPEHTTSTCYFQLTSPVHPPKCFAYSFKENNLIEQAVQEVPIITNCHTTRLLAKSKDETLVPITVFHSMNSKELHRKPLLVHVYGAYGIDLNMSFKEEKLMLIEEGWILAYCHVRGGGELGLSWHKDGCQYNKLKGLHDLKACIMLLHQLGFSQPKYTALAAASAGGVLAGALCNTDPELIRAMVLQAPFVDVLNTMMKTHLPLTIEEQEEWGNPLADEKCMKYIKSYCPYQNIKPQCYPSVFITAYENDQRIPLTGVLQYVQKLRKAALDHASRTSKKVITSFIVPGNWIPSIILDIQANGNHCDSSWEDSMNEVARHLAFLNKELEEVCHLQHHTKSGK; this is translated from the exons ATGAAGGTTAGGATGTCATGTGTTGGACTGCGAAATCTTCTCCAAGGGCTGAGCTTCAGTGTCAAATACTACTCTAAGCATAACCATCTTCAAACAATATGTCTTTATagtaaaatacaacaaaaaaaatgccacaTCCTGGACTGTTCAGGaagcacatgcacacataaGACTCTGCCAGCTGGAAACATCCTGCCATGGAGATTATTTTCCTGCAAG GAAGGAACAAAAATCCCTTCCAAAAGGATGCAAAATACATCCATAATAACATCAGAGCCTTTGTACAAGAATCTTCTGAAATCAGAGCAGGAAAACTGGAATGACATTTCAGCAAGATACAAAGCCATGACAGAAAGAATCAAGGAAAAATTAGAAGAATTGCACAAGTATACGTTCAATTCAGTAAGCCCAAGG ATCAGGTTTGGAGAGAATGTGTACTTTGAAGAGAATGGctatatatttctttcaaaagcagatgaTG TAGATGAAGGAAATGTTGACGTTTTATTCAGTACCAAAGATCTTGGCTTTTCTGATGCCTTTATTCAACGGATCAGAATTTCACCAGATCAGAGATACATGGCCATCAGCTTCAAAAGTGAAAATTCTGAAGAGGCAACCTGCGTTATTATGAAACTTGATCATTCTCCTGTCGTGGAAGAAGTAATTCCAAGTGTATTCAGTTTTG aaTGGGCTACAAATGATGTTCTGTATTACACAAGTCAGAAGAACCTTAAATGCCAGAACGTGTTTATGACAACTTTCACTGATCAGAAACATACTAAGTTAGTTTATACAGAACAAGATGCAAG ATTCTTTGTGGACATATATTGCACAAAAGATAGACGTTTTCTCACTAtcaacagcaacagcaagacGACGTCGGAAGTTTGGCTGATTGACTGTAGACATCCTTTTAAGTTACCTGCTCTTGTACAAGCACGAACAAAAGGAGTAATTTACCACATTGAGCACAGAAATGACGAGTTATATATTCTTACTACGTACGGAGAACTTGCAGAATATAAG ttGATGAAGGCACCAGTGGCTTCCAGTGGCATGGAGAACTGGCAGTTAGTTTatgcactggaaaagaaaaccaagctaGTAGACTTGGAGATGTTTACTGATCACTGTGTTATGTTCCTGAAGAATGCTGGTCATCTTTACttaaatgtgatttcttttgtttcacatttaGTTCAGTCAATAGAG CTACCTACATGGGCCTGTGAATTTGAATTGGAATCGCATCCTGAACATACCACCAGCACTTGCTATTTTCAGCTCACCTCCCCAGTACACCCCCCTAAGTGTTTTGCatattcatttaaagaaaataatctcattgAACAAGCTGTGCAAGAGGTACCAATTATTACGAATTGTCACACTACACGTTTACTAGCTAAAAGCAAG GATGAAACTTTGGTGCCAATTACAGTTTTTCATAGTATGAATTCTAAAGAGCTACACAGGAAACCACTTCTAGTTCATGTATATGGAGCTTATGGCATAGATTTGAACATGAGCTTTAAAGAAGAGAAGCTGATGTTAATTGAAGAGGGTTGGATATTAGCATATTGCCATGTTAG ggGTGGAGGAGAGCTAGGTCTTAGCTGGCACAAAGATGGATGTCAGTATAATAAACTCAAAGGTCTCCATGACCTTAAGGCTTGCATCATGCTGCTGCATCAGCTAGGATTTTCTCAGCCAAAATACACAGCACTAGCAGCTGCCAGTGCGGGAGGAGTTCTTGCAGGAGCGCTGTGCAACACTGATCCGGAACTTATCAGAGCCATGGTTTTACAG GCTCCTTTTGTAGATGTTCTAAATACAATGATGAAAACTCATCTCCCACTGACAATTGAAGAACAGGAAGAATGGGGAAATCCATTAGCAGATGAAAAATGTATGAAGTATATCAAAAGCTATTGTCCATACCAGAATATTAAGCCACAG tGTTATCCTTCAGTTTTTATCACGGCATATGAAAATGATCAACGGATACCACTAACAGGAGTTTTACAATATGTTCAGAAACTTAGGAAGGCTGCACTAGATCATGCCAGCAGAACAAGTAAGAAAG